A stretch of the uncultured Trichococcus sp. genome encodes the following:
- a CDS encoding DUF1819 family protein gives MNKYRTALMNRPFMYIESKRIAEMMLQGKSEEERRYEAVELNAIQMPSLDRRKTSYKEISHRLSFLDDFLLEKFMNSDADTAKAILAYAILQADQLYYEFMREIYLEKILLLQKDLAKKEVINFLYKKAEQSEVVAKWADNTKERLASGFLQFMRESGFIVSNHEEHQVKRPLINQSVREYLRKNGIKPIVEIMLGELL, from the coding sequence ATGAATAAATATCGGACGGCATTGATGAATCGTCCCTTTATGTATATTGAGAGTAAGCGGATTGCAGAAATGATGCTTCAAGGAAAGTCGGAAGAAGAGCGACGTTATGAAGCGGTAGAATTGAATGCCATCCAGATGCCTTCACTGGACCGAAGAAAGACATCATACAAGGAAATCAGTCATCGCTTATCCTTTTTGGATGATTTCCTGTTGGAAAAATTCATGAACAGCGATGCAGATACCGCGAAAGCAATATTGGCATATGCGATTCTACAAGCAGATCAGCTTTATTATGAATTCATGCGTGAAATCTATCTCGAAAAAATCTTGTTGCTTCAAAAAGATTTGGCGAAAAAAGAAGTGATTAATTTTCTGTACAAGAAGGCCGAACAGAGTGAAGTCGTCGCTAAGTGGGCAGATAATACCAAAGAACGTTTAGCGAGTGGCTTTCTCCAGTTTATGCGAGAATCCGGTTTTATAGTGAGTAATCATGAGGAGCATCAAGTTAAGCGTCCTCTGATTAATCAGAGTGTGAGGGAGTATCTGAGGAAGAACGGCATCAAACCTATCGTTGAGATCATGTTAGGAGAATTATTATGA
- a CDS encoding transporter substrate-binding domain-containing protein: MKKGLLKLVLGTMSMLALAACGNTSDTADSSATDSAASTTTTDKLQEIKDKGKLVMGTSADYPPYEWHLIKDGKDEIIGFDIDIAQAIADELGVELEVKDMAFDGLIPALSTGKIDMIIAGMNATEERKKSVDFTDVYYTQTDIVVIRKEDADKFTSEDSLKTAKLATQKATVQETYLLEAFPEAEIQSVPKWNTAIMSLTTGKVDAVMMVDTVAKQFIAQNDDLMVANFDINSTPNAAAIAVAKNGGDFLETVNNIVNEMKESGKIEELYQLNDQIVTDNTAE; the protein is encoded by the coding sequence ATGAAAAAAGGATTACTGAAATTAGTTTTGGGAACAATGAGCATGCTGGCTTTGGCGGCATGCGGCAATACAAGCGATACAGCGGACAGCTCCGCTACAGATTCAGCAGCGTCAACGACTACGACCGATAAATTGCAAGAAATCAAAGATAAAGGCAAGTTAGTGATGGGCACATCCGCAGATTATCCTCCATACGAATGGCATTTGATAAAAGACGGAAAAGATGAAATCATCGGATTCGACATTGACATCGCTCAAGCAATCGCCGATGAATTGGGTGTGGAGTTGGAAGTCAAAGATATGGCCTTTGACGGCCTGATCCCAGCGTTGTCCACAGGCAAAATCGATATGATCATTGCCGGAATGAACGCTACTGAGGAAAGAAAAAAGAGCGTTGATTTCACGGATGTCTACTATACGCAAACAGATATTGTCGTAATCAGAAAAGAAGATGCGGATAAGTTTACTTCAGAAGACAGCTTGAAGACAGCAAAATTGGCTACCCAAAAAGCTACGGTTCAAGAGACGTATCTGTTGGAAGCTTTTCCTGAAGCTGAAATCCAATCCGTACCAAAATGGAATACAGCTATCATGTCTTTGACAACCGGAAAAGTGGATGCTGTCATGATGGTGGATACGGTTGCGAAACAATTTATTGCACAAAATGACGATTTGATGGTTGCCAACTTTGATATCAACAGCACGCCAAATGCAGCAGCTATCGCAGTTGCGAAAAACGGCGGCGACTTCCTGGAAACAGTCAACAATATCGTAAATGAAATGAAAGAAAGCGGCAAAATCGAAGAGTTATACCAACTGAACGATCAAATCGTAACAGACAATACAGCAGAATAA
- a CDS encoding amino acid ABC transporter permease: MNLDFIQKYTDVLQTYMPIYLQGAGYTISLSISSIIIGVILGTGLALMRMSPNKILQKLAYGYIQIIRGTPLLVQLFIIYYGLYVINIELPDFLSGVIAISINSAAYIAEIIRSGIQAVDKGQMEAARSIGMSKRLAMQKIIYPQAVKNILPALGNEVATLIKETSIVSVLGLRDLMFASDIVRGATFMPFFPLVIVAVIYFILTTSVSKLVDMLERKMKQSD; the protein is encoded by the coding sequence ATGAATTTAGATTTTATTCAGAAATACACAGACGTACTTCAGACCTACATGCCGATTTACTTGCAAGGCGCCGGGTATACAATCTCACTTTCCATCAGTTCAATCATTATAGGGGTAATATTGGGTACAGGGTTGGCATTGATGAGGATGTCACCGAACAAGATACTTCAGAAACTGGCTTACGGTTATATTCAGATCATCCGAGGGACCCCGCTGCTCGTACAGTTGTTCATCATCTATTACGGATTGTATGTAATCAACATCGAACTGCCGGACTTCCTGTCAGGGGTCATCGCCATCTCGATCAACTCAGCGGCATATATCGCTGAAATCATCCGTTCCGGTATCCAAGCGGTCGACAAAGGCCAAATGGAAGCAGCCCGTTCCATCGGGATGAGTAAACGTTTGGCCATGCAGAAAATCATTTACCCGCAAGCGGTCAAAAATATCCTGCCGGCGTTGGGGAACGAGGTCGCAACGCTGATCAAGGAAACATCCATCGTATCCGTGCTGGGATTGCGGGACTTAATGTTCGCTTCCGACATCGTCCGCGGAGCGACCTTTATGCCATTCTTCCCGTTGGTGATAGTCGCCGTGATTTACTTCATCCTGACGACATCCGTTTCGAAATTAGTGGATATGCTAGAAAGGAAGATGAAACAAAGTGATTAA
- a CDS encoding amino acid ABC transporter ATP-binding protein, whose protein sequence is MIKTENLTKSFGDKEVLKGITEEIQAGEVVVIIGPSGSGKSTFLRCLNLLEEPTSGEVIFEEQVINKKDTNIDAIRTKMGMVFQSFNLFPHLTVLENITIGPTQIKKVSKDQAESIAMKLLARMGMTEKANVYPKSLSGGQQQRIAIARALAMEPKMMLFDEPTSALDPEMVGEVLQVMKDLALEGMTMVVVTHEMGFAKEVGDRILFMDGGYIVEQGTPEQVFDNPQNERTKDFLSKVL, encoded by the coding sequence GTGATTAAAACAGAAAATCTTACCAAATCATTTGGCGATAAAGAAGTATTGAAGGGCATAACGGAAGAAATCCAAGCTGGCGAAGTGGTCGTCATCATCGGCCCATCCGGATCTGGAAAGAGCACGTTTCTCCGGTGCCTGAACCTTTTGGAAGAACCTACCTCAGGAGAAGTGATTTTCGAAGAGCAGGTCATAAATAAAAAAGATACGAACATCGATGCAATCCGCACAAAGATGGGGATGGTATTTCAAAGCTTCAATCTCTTCCCGCATCTGACGGTGCTGGAGAACATCACCATCGGGCCGACTCAAATAAAGAAAGTATCAAAAGACCAGGCGGAATCAATCGCCATGAAGTTGTTGGCGCGCATGGGCATGACCGAAAAAGCGAATGTCTATCCGAAATCCTTATCCGGCGGCCAGCAACAACGGATCGCAATCGCACGAGCATTGGCGATGGAACCCAAAATGATGCTATTCGATGAGCCGACATCGGCCCTTGATCCGGAAATGGTCGGGGAAGTATTGCAGGTAATGAAAGACTTGGCGCTTGAAGGGATGACCATGGTTGTGGTAACGCACGAAATGGGATTCGCGAAGGAAGTGGGGGACCGCATCCTCTTCATGGATGGCGGGTATATCGTGGAACAAGGAACGCCGGAACAAGTTTTCGATAATCCGCAAAATGAGCGTACAAAGGACTTTTTGTCAAAAGTCCTATAA
- a CDS encoding transporter substrate-binding domain-containing protein translates to MKKSLMKMILGTMSLLALAACGDESEIAVSNATVGSSALQEIKDSGKLVVGTCADYPPYEWHLIKDGKDEIIGFDIDIAQAIADELGVELEVKDMAFDGLIPALSTGKIDMIIAGMNPTEERKQSVDFTDIYYTQKDALVIKSEDAEDIQSENDLKNASLATQKATIQETYLLENFPDAALQSVPKWNTAILSLVTGKVDAVLMVETVAKQYVEQNEGLEIASFDVASTPNESAIAVAKDNEDFLDVVNDILDEMKESGQIEELMRTNIEIMDENTVE, encoded by the coding sequence TTGAAAAAAAGTTTAATGAAAATGATTTTGGGAACGATGAGTCTACTGGCTTTAGCCGCATGCGGAGATGAGAGCGAGATTGCCGTCAGCAATGCAACGGTAGGAAGCAGCGCTTTACAGGAAATAAAGGACAGCGGTAAGTTAGTCGTCGGGACTTGTGCGGATTATCCCCCATACGAATGGCACCTGATAAAAGATGGGAAAGATGAAATCATCGGTTTTGATATCGATATCGCGCAAGCCATTGCGGATGAACTGGGCGTTGAGTTGGAAGTCAAAGATATGGCCTTTGACGGGCTGATTCCGGCGTTGTCGACAGGCAAAATCGATATGATCATCGCCGGCATGAACCCGACTGAAGAAAGAAAACAGAGCGTTGATTTCACGGACATCTACTATACCCAGAAGGACGCTCTGGTAATCAAATCAGAAGATGCGGAAGATATCCAATCGGAAAATGACCTGAAGAATGCTAGCTTGGCGACACAAAAGGCGACGATCCAGGAAACGTACCTGCTGGAAAACTTCCCGGATGCTGCGCTGCAGTCCGTACCGAAATGGAACACGGCCATCCTGTCCTTGGTGACCGGAAAGGTTGATGCGGTACTGATGGTCGAAACGGTAGCGAAGCAATATGTCGAGCAGAACGAAGGTCTTGAAATTGCAAGCTTTGACGTTGCCAGTACGCCGAACGAGTCAGCTATAGCCGTCGCGAAAGACAACGAAGACTTTCTGGATGTGGTGAACGATATTTTGGATGAGATGAAAGAAAGCGGGCAGATCGAGGAATTGATGCGCACAAATATCGAAATCATGGATGAGAATACCGTGGAATAG
- a CDS encoding type IV toxin-antitoxin system AbiEi family antitoxin domain-containing protein: MKDERMKVRGNRTDKTARKQIEQKGKESQIEETLSVIVCESKGIIQTKDLTERGIHPEQFQRYLKKSGKIEKVAHGMYVSVDDFTDEFQLLQTRFKRGVFSYETALFLHDLTDVTPFEYHMTFPQGYNNKHLAEAGVIPSYAVANRYDLGVIAMESPSGNPIRVYDAEKTLCDMFLPGHKADKDVQLTALKRYMKRKDKNLSKLMGYAKLLKVEKGMRPYLEVLL; this comes from the coding sequence GTGAAGGACGAACGAATGAAAGTAAGGGGTAATCGCACCGATAAGACAGCCCGAAAACAAATTGAACAAAAGGGAAAAGAATCGCAAATTGAAGAGACATTGAGTGTTATCGTTTGTGAAAGTAAAGGAATCATTCAAACGAAGGATCTGACTGAGCGTGGAATTCACCCCGAACAATTTCAGAGGTATTTAAAAAAAAGTGGAAAAATCGAAAAAGTTGCTCACGGCATGTATGTAAGTGTTGATGATTTTACCGATGAATTTCAACTTCTGCAAACCCGCTTCAAAAGAGGCGTATTTTCATACGAAACAGCCCTGTTCCTGCATGACTTGACGGATGTGACACCATTCGAGTATCACATGACCTTTCCGCAGGGGTACAATAATAAACATCTTGCCGAAGCAGGCGTCATCCCTTCGTATGCGGTAGCAAACCGTTATGATCTTGGCGTCATTGCAATGGAAAGTCCATCGGGAAATCCCATCCGAGTGTACGATGCTGAAAAAACACTATGCGACATGTTCCTGCCCGGCCATAAAGCGGATAAGGACGTACAACTGACTGCATTAAAAAGATACATGAAACGGAAAGATAAGAATCTCTCTAAATTAATGGGTTATGCAAAACTACTAAAAGTTGAAAAAGGAATGCGGCCATATTTGGAGGTGCTCCTTTAA
- the brxC gene encoding BREX system P-loop protein BrxC — protein sequence MKIKQLFKKDIAREIKGVIKVGQEAENDVRQELDEYVVTDELQAHFVYFFKQYLKSLNVPTDQMGVWISGFFGSGKSHFLKILSYLLDSNLEVDGKKAVEFFREKIQDQALLDQMQQVADAPSDIILFNTPSKSEDDNGDSKLSIVKVFNKVFNEKLGYSASIPWVAQMEEILDQNGQYKSFKQVFQAKSELAWEDAREEIYYNEDMIVETLVEVANMSEESARRWIDNGEESYEISVDSFAKRIKKYVDKQPADYHLVFLADEMGQFVSDDVHRMLDLQTIVEDLGKYTFGKVWVIVTSQQDIDELEKDIHSSQDFSKIQGRFNTRLSLSSANADEVIKKRLLEKNDTGKDAVQLLYTSEVKASLRNKINFSDGTISLKKYDTLKDFSEFYPMIPYQLDLLQQVFTKIRENSSAGKHFASGERNLLGAVQYAALEYAEKDLGILIPFQTFYGHLDQGLDHSVRATIIKAQSTPTLQSFDVDVLKVLYLIRYLKSVPSTVENLTTLMLDELDADRLKLTENITAALDRLTKEYLVQRTGLEYLFLTNEEQDINREINHMDIPTSKMQSYIGEMIYDTVLEMKKYKYVPFAEKKTVAYDFDCAKWIDESARGNATAEIGIHVVTPYSDDYRTREELQQLSSRESRLVIALGDSGTFYDDTMMLLKINEYLRSQSSKQNSGIKREIIDRKSNERNDLMKSVERQVRETVQNATYYINGSEVSLAGNPTTKVDQGLHDVVENMYLKIKYINKFYDRDDFSGVISQGQINFLHDNSDDPNRLATDALEQYIQQHTERKMITSLFEIVQVFGKAPYGWREDDILVSLIRLLKDEKILFKSSGNTMNIHDAMFPRTIKQNPSQAKIMVEKRTVIGEELIRNAKVIAKEMYGKNLVSEKEDELKEETMRLFVGTQKTMANLQEEYRHRSYPGEKEIEALLQTLKEILKYQDADQFFRCLFDKRDELLDLYDDIQPVQAFFESQKPVFDTSFKLRKRYEIDKDLLQTAEAKTAGQRISEILAMSMPYDFIKELPDLNMQYEQALIAELDKESDPLLEVIQQKVATLEDTITAMETVRAKFEPVIKERFTLLKSKILTAETLTDLFSYRSQIDHLTQLLSTQINDFISKIQPKPVPPIPVSPKPPIDGGGGPVVVDPVTPVTKTPEFVHKNKLIPLNFEKIETEAELNDLLAAIHDELEKVLEQGKTIRFI from the coding sequence ATGAAGATCAAGCAACTTTTCAAAAAAGATATCGCACGTGAAATAAAAGGGGTCATCAAAGTCGGCCAAGAAGCTGAGAACGATGTCCGCCAAGAGTTGGATGAATATGTCGTGACCGATGAATTACAGGCGCATTTTGTTTATTTCTTCAAGCAATACCTGAAATCATTGAACGTGCCGACAGATCAGATGGGTGTCTGGATTTCTGGATTTTTTGGTTCCGGGAAATCTCATTTTTTAAAAATCCTTTCCTATTTATTAGACAGTAATCTTGAAGTCGACGGAAAAAAGGCGGTCGAGTTCTTCAGAGAGAAAATTCAGGATCAAGCCTTATTGGATCAAATGCAACAAGTAGCGGATGCACCAAGCGATATTATTCTGTTCAACACACCTTCGAAATCAGAGGATGATAACGGCGATAGCAAACTTTCGATCGTCAAAGTCTTCAACAAAGTCTTCAATGAAAAGCTGGGCTATTCCGCCAGCATCCCTTGGGTTGCGCAAATGGAGGAAATCCTTGATCAGAACGGCCAATACAAGTCTTTTAAGCAAGTTTTCCAAGCGAAATCGGAACTGGCTTGGGAAGACGCCCGCGAAGAGATTTATTATAACGAAGATATGATTGTGGAAACACTAGTTGAAGTCGCCAACATGAGCGAAGAGAGCGCTCGCCGCTGGATCGACAACGGCGAAGAAAGCTATGAAATCAGTGTGGATTCCTTCGCAAAACGCATCAAAAAATATGTGGACAAGCAGCCGGCTGACTATCATTTGGTTTTCTTGGCTGATGAAATGGGGCAATTTGTCTCTGATGATGTCCACCGCATGCTGGATCTGCAAACAATCGTTGAAGATTTGGGGAAATATACGTTCGGAAAAGTTTGGGTCATTGTAACGAGCCAACAAGATATCGATGAACTTGAAAAAGATATCCATTCTTCTCAGGACTTCTCCAAGATCCAAGGCCGCTTCAATACGCGCTTGAGCTTAAGTTCCGCCAATGCGGATGAAGTCATCAAAAAACGTTTATTGGAAAAGAATGATACCGGTAAAGATGCGGTTCAGTTGTTGTATACAAGTGAAGTTAAGGCCTCATTACGCAATAAAATCAACTTTTCCGATGGCACCATCTCCTTAAAAAAATATGATACACTAAAGGATTTCAGTGAATTCTATCCGATGATCCCGTATCAATTGGACCTACTGCAGCAAGTGTTCACGAAAATCCGTGAGAACAGTTCAGCCGGGAAGCACTTTGCCAGTGGGGAGCGGAATTTATTGGGGGCGGTTCAATATGCCGCATTGGAATACGCCGAAAAAGATTTGGGCATTCTGATCCCTTTCCAAACCTTCTATGGTCATCTTGACCAAGGCTTGGATCACTCTGTCCGCGCGACCATCATCAAGGCACAGTCCACACCGACGTTGCAATCTTTTGATGTTGATGTGCTGAAAGTTCTCTATTTGATCCGCTATTTGAAATCCGTGCCGAGTACGGTCGAGAACCTCACGACTTTGATGTTGGATGAACTGGATGCAGATCGATTGAAATTGACGGAAAACATCACAGCTGCCTTGGACCGTTTGACGAAGGAGTATTTGGTGCAACGGACGGGATTGGAGTATCTGTTCCTGACGAATGAGGAACAGGATATCAACCGTGAAATCAACCACATGGATATCCCGACCTCGAAGATGCAATCCTATATCGGTGAAATGATCTATGACACCGTGCTGGAAATGAAAAAATACAAATACGTACCTTTTGCAGAGAAGAAGACTGTCGCGTATGACTTTGACTGTGCCAAATGGATCGATGAATCCGCACGCGGCAATGCGACGGCTGAAATCGGTATTCATGTGGTGACGCCATACAGCGATGATTACCGGACGCGCGAAGAACTGCAACAATTATCGTCGCGTGAGAGCCGACTTGTCATTGCTCTAGGTGATTCAGGCACATTCTATGATGATACGATGATGCTGTTGAAAATCAATGAATACTTGCGCAGCCAATCAAGCAAGCAAAATTCAGGCATCAAACGTGAAATCATCGACCGTAAATCCAATGAACGAAACGATCTGATGAAGTCGGTTGAACGCCAAGTACGCGAAACCGTTCAAAACGCCACCTATTACATCAACGGCAGCGAAGTATCCCTCGCAGGAAATCCGACCACAAAGGTTGATCAAGGGCTGCATGACGTAGTAGAAAATATGTACCTGAAAATCAAGTATATCAATAAGTTCTACGATCGCGACGATTTCAGCGGCGTCATTTCACAAGGACAGATCAACTTCCTGCACGACAATTCGGATGATCCGAACCGTTTGGCGACTGATGCCTTGGAACAGTACATCCAACAGCATACAGAGCGCAAGATGATCACGTCCTTATTCGAAATCGTCCAAGTGTTCGGGAAAGCACCATACGGTTGGCGCGAGGACGACATTTTGGTCAGCTTGATCCGTTTGTTGAAGGACGAAAAAATTCTGTTCAAATCCAGCGGCAACACGATGAACATTCATGATGCCATGTTCCCAAGAACCATCAAACAAAATCCATCGCAAGCGAAAATCATGGTCGAGAAACGTACAGTCATCGGCGAAGAACTGATCCGCAATGCGAAAGTAATCGCGAAAGAAATGTACGGGAAAAATCTGGTGTCCGAAAAAGAAGATGAGTTGAAAGAAGAAACGATGCGTTTATTTGTCGGTACCCAAAAGACAATGGCAAACTTACAGGAAGAATATCGTCACCGCAGCTATCCTGGCGAAAAGGAAATCGAAGCGTTATTGCAGACGCTGAAAGAAATTCTCAAGTATCAGGATGCCGATCAATTCTTCAGATGCCTGTTTGACAAGCGTGACGAGTTGTTGGATCTGTACGATGATATCCAACCTGTCCAAGCCTTCTTCGAATCCCAAAAACCGGTGTTCGATACCAGCTTCAAGCTGCGCAAACGCTATGAAATCGATAAAGATTTGCTGCAGACTGCCGAAGCAAAAACTGCCGGTCAGCGCATCTCGGAAATATTGGCGATGAGCATGCCGTATGACTTCATTAAAGAATTGCCGGATCTGAATATGCAGTACGAGCAAGCATTGATTGCAGAATTGGATAAAGAATCCGACCCCCTGCTTGAAGTGATCCAACAAAAAGTGGCTACCTTGGAGGACACCATTACAGCGATGGAAACAGTCAGAGCCAAATTTGAACCGGTCATCAAAGAGCGTTTCACGCTTTTGAAGAGCAAGATATTGACTGCGGAAACTCTGACGGATCTTTTCTCCTATCGGTCACAAATCGATCATTTGACACAACTGTTAAGCACGCAAATCAATGATTTCATCTCGAAAATACAGCCTAAGCCTGTCCCGCCTATACCTGTATCTCCGAAACCACCAATTGACGGTGGAGGTGGTCCGGTTGTTGTGGATCCAGTAACTCCAGTAACCAAGACACCGGAATTTGTGCATAAAAACAAACTGATTCCGCTGAATTTCGAGAAAATCGAAACGGAAGCAGAGCTGAATGACTTGTTGGCTGCCATCCACGACGAACTGGAAAAAGTTCTCGAACAAGGCAAAACCATTCGTTTCATCTAA
- a CDS encoding DUF1788 domain-containing protein, translating into MKQIIERLNDLQGIILEPDFTSKKGLGGEIGFYIFDYDAVDELIVRQAIPDLIQYSQKRNEALRFQVFDLYDMMIRFFEKRGYIEKNIKMEQQKSSEELFSVMRKALKIATNRDVFVQTIREELEPGAIVFITGIGKIYPILRSHVLLNNLQVVVEDQPLILFFPGTYEDNKMQLFGEFKDDHYYRAFQLVGR; encoded by the coding sequence ATGAAACAAATTATCGAAAGACTGAACGATCTACAGGGAATCATATTGGAACCGGACTTCACGAGCAAAAAAGGCTTGGGCGGCGAAATCGGCTTCTACATCTTTGATTATGATGCAGTTGACGAACTGATTGTCCGCCAAGCAATCCCGGACCTGATCCAATACAGCCAAAAAAGAAATGAAGCATTGCGATTCCAAGTGTTCGATTTGTATGACATGATGATCCGCTTCTTCGAAAAGCGAGGATATATCGAAAAAAACATCAAGATGGAACAGCAGAAAAGCAGCGAAGAGCTGTTCAGCGTCATGCGTAAAGCTCTCAAAATCGCGACCAATCGGGATGTATTCGTGCAGACCATCCGTGAAGAGTTGGAACCGGGAGCGATCGTTTTCATCACAGGCATCGGTAAAATCTATCCGATTCTGCGCTCGCATGTGTTATTGAATAATCTCCAAGTCGTAGTCGAGGACCAGCCTTTAATTTTATTTTTCCCGGGTACGTATGAAGATAACAAAATGCAACTGTTCGGCGAATTCAAGGATGATCATTATTATCGTGCCTTTCAATTAGTAGGCAGATAG